In Agromyces sp. G08B096, a genomic segment contains:
- a CDS encoding zinc-binding alcohol dehydrogenase, whose translation MHAGGGPSWVIRENASRAVLLALYLREVLAIASPVELPRLRDIGATGGPLPTDRQDALERQWREWWAMTVEPEAHPSPVPLELVEAYDTDVALPTTGAEELHQAILPHAEAARAWAEWAHEQYRSASAARRGDSYRAYAGTIAEHEREVGRRAHSFELNVEIVPFQGTGVWWIGSMTVAVTDSLRADAAAFDDAIHPIIAELA comes from the coding sequence ATGCACGCGGGGGGCGGGCCATCGTGGGTGATCCGGGAGAACGCGAGCCGGGCGGTGCTCCTGGCGCTGTACCTGCGCGAAGTGCTGGCCATCGCCTCCCCCGTCGAACTCCCCCGGCTGCGTGACATCGGCGCCACGGGCGGCCCGCTGCCCACCGACCGGCAGGATGCGCTCGAACGCCAGTGGCGCGAGTGGTGGGCCATGACGGTGGAGCCAGAGGCGCACCCCTCGCCCGTGCCGCTCGAGCTCGTCGAGGCGTACGACACCGACGTCGCGCTGCCCACGACGGGCGCGGAGGAGCTGCATCAGGCGATCCTGCCGCACGCGGAGGCTGCGCGGGCGTGGGCGGAGTGGGCGCACGAGCAGTACCGTTCGGCGTCGGCCGCGCGTCGCGGTGACTCGTACCGCGCGTACGCCGGCACGATCGCCGAGCACGAGCGGGAGGTCGGCCGGCGGGCGCACTCCTTCGAGCTGAACGTCGAGATCGTGCCTTTCCAGGGCACGGGCGTCTGGTGGATCGGCAGCATGACGGTCGCGGTGACCGATTCCCTCCGCGCCGATGCGGCGGCCTTCGACGACGCGATCCACCCGATCATCGCCGAGCTCGCCTGA
- a CDS encoding hotdog fold thioesterase, with protein MSIWFGEPSVEWANSRCDGTAIRALGIEMTEFTDDSLKGRMPVDERTRQPGGVLHGGASVLLAETLASWGASFTVDPERNYCVGMEINANHVRPVAEGWVTGEARPLSRGRTTQVWDIRITDEQGRLVCVSRCTMAVLAKPSEY; from the coding sequence ATGAGCATCTGGTTCGGCGAGCCCAGCGTCGAGTGGGCGAACTCCCGCTGCGACGGCACCGCGATCCGCGCGCTCGGCATCGAGATGACCGAGTTCACGGATGACTCGTTGAAGGGCCGCATGCCCGTCGACGAGCGCACCCGGCAGCCGGGCGGAGTGCTGCACGGCGGGGCATCCGTACTGCTCGCCGAGACGCTCGCGAGCTGGGGCGCGAGCTTCACCGTCGACCCCGAGCGCAACTACTGCGTCGGCATGGAGATCAACGCCAACCACGTGCGCCCCGTCGCCGAGGGCTGGGTGACGGGCGAGGCCCGGCCGCTGTCCCGTGGCCGCACGACGCAGGTATGGGACATCCGCATCACCGACGAGCAGGGGCGCCTCGTGTGCGTCTCGCGGTGCACGATGGCCGTGCTCGCGAAGCCGTCGGAGTACTGA